A part of Ignavibacteriales bacterium genomic DNA contains:
- the rpiA gene encoding ribose-5-phosphate isomerase RpiA, producing MNEKQIAGEKAIEYIQDGFTIGLGTGSTVYYTIMKLGELVRSGLRITAVSTSEKTTKLAEAQGIKISDINDVQKIDLTIDGADEVDQHFNGIKGGGGALLYEKIVALNSEKVIWVIDSSKLVDQLGKFPLPVEVVRFGCKKTFDRFSALGFNPAFRMGGPFYYITDAGNYIIDLQLGRIENAMKLEQIINSIPGVVECGLFIGMTNTIIVGKNGDAKIILK from the coding sequence ATGAACGAAAAGCAAATCGCTGGAGAAAAAGCAATTGAGTATATTCAAGACGGATTTACAATTGGACTTGGTACAGGTTCAACCGTTTATTATACAATTATGAAACTGGGAGAATTAGTCCGCAGCGGTTTAAGAATTACTGCTGTATCCACTTCAGAAAAAACTACCAAACTTGCCGAAGCACAGGGGATAAAAATCTCTGACATAAATGATGTTCAAAAAATTGATTTAACCATTGACGGCGCTGATGAAGTTGATCAACATTTTAATGGTATTAAAGGAGGAGGAGGTGCATTGCTATATGAAAAGATTGTAGCACTTAATTCAGAAAAGGTAATTTGGGTAATTGATTCTTCAAAACTTGTTGATCAGCTTGGCAAATTTCCTTTGCCGGTTGAAGTAGTACGATTCGGCTGTAAAAAAACTTTTGACAGATTTTCCGCACTCGGCTTTAATCCTGCATTTAGAATGGGAGGACCGTTTTATTACATAACTGATGCTGGAAATTATATCATTGATCTTCAATTAGGCAGGATAGAAAATGCCATGAAACTTGAACAAATTATTAATTCTATCCCCGGTGTTGTAGAATGCGGACTATTTATTGGAATGACTAATACTATTATAGTTGGAAAAAATGGTGATGCTAAAATAATTTTAAAATAA
- a CDS encoding family 16 glycosylhydrolase, which produces MINLKFIFVLILIFCFSINSSAKIYKGAEYRTKLAYTYGRFEASIKSAQREGMLSSFFTYHDEGGSQNWNEIDIEILGRYPNDVQFNTITPGQANHVGHYPLFSSPHLDYHTYAFEWTPDYVAWFIDNVEVLRQTGAHIQTLTKDQKIMMNIWNPQYENWAGVFNPEALPAFAFYDWVSYYSYTPGAGDYGTDNNFTHDWTDEFDSWDTGRWDKATHTFEGNGCDFVQENAVFQDGKLILCLTKETNLGYSDVQPPVVLFARGESESKVVVAFSEELDEASAETVSNYFISDVTINSALLLPDFKVVELGVTGLNLNSTKTIVVQNIKDRAISPNTMSTRAISLIMASQLQFPIKINCGGVSALGYLAEQEWNETTEYGYLDGNLYSNTYQITGTTEDDIYHSEINGNVNYQIRVPNGNYDVKLMFSENFFTSTGQRKFDVYIEENKVLTNLDIYQLVGSHSAYEAPFTNIHVEDGILEIYFAAKINNGLLNGIVITQNTTGLMDESEYLPNQFKVEQNYPNPFNGSTIIKFYLAQQSPVFFSVYDILGNLIYSKDAGEVASGYHQIEWQSVNSSNRLIGSGVYLATMQSKYGTHTQKIILLK; this is translated from the coding sequence ATGATAAACCTAAAGTTTATATTTGTTTTAATACTGATATTCTGTTTCAGTATAAATTCCTCTGCCAAAATTTATAAAGGTGCAGAGTACAGAACCAAATTAGCTTACACTTATGGAAGATTTGAAGCAAGCATAAAATCTGCTCAGCGCGAAGGAATGCTTTCATCTTTCTTTACCTATCATGATGAAGGCGGAAGCCAAAACTGGAATGAAATAGATATCGAAATACTTGGCAGATATCCGAACGATGTTCAGTTTAATACTATCACACCGGGCCAGGCTAATCATGTGGGACATTATCCACTTTTCTCTTCCCCCCATCTCGATTATCACACGTATGCTTTTGAATGGACTCCTGATTATGTAGCGTGGTTCATTGATAACGTGGAAGTTCTTCGGCAAACAGGCGCTCATATTCAAACTCTAACCAAAGATCAAAAAATCATGATGAATATCTGGAACCCTCAATATGAAAATTGGGCTGGAGTTTTTAACCCGGAGGCACTTCCGGCGTTCGCTTTCTATGATTGGGTAAGTTACTACTCTTACACCCCCGGGGCCGGCGATTATGGTACCGATAATAATTTCACTCACGACTGGACTGATGAGTTCGATTCGTGGGACACAGGTCGGTGGGATAAAGCCACTCATACTTTTGAAGGAAATGGCTGCGATTTTGTTCAGGAGAATGCTGTATTTCAGGATGGGAAATTGATTCTGTGCTTAACGAAAGAAACAAATCTTGGTTACTCTGATGTGCAGCCCCCTGTAGTTTTATTTGCAAGAGGAGAATCTGAATCAAAAGTGGTCGTAGCTTTCAGCGAGGAATTGGATGAGGCATCTGCGGAAACTGTTTCTAATTATTTCATTTCAGATGTTACAATAAATTCAGCGTTATTGTTACCTGACTTTAAAGTTGTTGAGCTTGGTGTGACAGGTTTAAATTTAAATTCAACTAAAACAATTGTTGTTCAAAACATTAAGGATAGAGCCATATCACCCAACACAATGAGCACACGTGCGATTAGTTTGATTATGGCATCACAACTTCAATTTCCCATAAAAATTAATTGCGGCGGGGTTTCCGCTCTTGGATATCTGGCTGAACAAGAGTGGAATGAAACTACTGAATATGGATATCTCGATGGCAATTTATATTCGAATACTTATCAAATAACAGGAACGACAGAAGATGATATCTATCACTCGGAAATAAATGGGAATGTTAATTATCAAATTCGCGTTCCTAATGGTAACTACGATGTTAAGCTGATGTTCTCGGAGAATTTCTTCACATCAACCGGTCAAAGAAAATTTGATGTTTATATCGAAGAAAATAAAGTATTAACTAATCTTGACATTTACCAGCTCGTAGGTAGTCATTCGGCTTACGAAGCTCCGTTTACAAACATTCATGTTGAGGATGGAATACTTGAAATTTATTTTGCTGCAAAAATTAATAATGGACTTTTGAATGGAATAGTAATTACTCAAAACACTACCGGTTTAATGGATGAATCTGAGTATTTACCAAACCAATTTAAAGTTGAACAAAATTACCCCAACCCTTTTAACGGCTCAACAATTATAAAATTCTATCTCGCTCAGCAAAGTCCTGTTTTTTTTTCGGTGTACGACATTCTTGGTAATTTAATTTATAGTAAAGATGCCGGTGAGGTTGCTTCTGGTTATCACCAAATAGAATGGCAATCTGTTAACAGCTCCAATAGGCTTATCGGTTCAGGTGTTTACCTGGCTACAATGCAGTCAAAATATGGAACACATACCCAAAAAATTATTTTATTAAAATAA
- a CDS encoding CotH kinase family protein: MKDDAKHNRLVEYISYYYLVGMFFFTICAGEVFSQNIFINELMPSNSVTIKDEDGEFSDWIELYNSSVDTISLLNYGLSEDSTDKFKWVFPEVQLIPQDYIYLFASSKNRYDFANHWETIIDKGDSWRYYSAVTAPPSNWRDVNFDDQFWQEGPSGFGYGDGDDSTITSNVIAVFVRKKFDIEDITNIKYAILHVDYDDGFVAYLNGVEIARANIGTPGIIPAWNQWADNAIEAFLYQGLQPPSYYLPDIESLLLPGENILSIEVHNYGTSSSDLTLIPFLTLGMVNPPAEPRGTSDLLEFHFPMLHTNFKLDSQGGGLFLTSPLGGTADSIIYSTMPTDISLGRFPDGSINLNYFTQPTPGQSNSTLGYTTIASAPSFSAASGFYSGPLTLTLSSQDSGAMIYYTTDGSIPGDTSNLYVLPINISQTSTIRAVCYLSGALPSKTITNSYIINFETQLPVVSISTAPFNLWDDQWGIYVLGDSAEPSYPYFGANFWQDWERPIHIEMFEPDGSAAFSGDAGVKIFGNWSRGQAQKSLAIFMRDTYGDKKIDYKIFDDKPISSFESIVLRNAGNDWMYSIFRDGMMQTLVKDIGLDHQAYRPAVLFLNGEYWGIHNIREKVNETFIADNNNVNPDSIDLLELDGSYALAGSNLHYQNLLNFLETKDITVASNYDWVKMMMDISNFIRYEVSEIYFDNTDWPGNNIKFWRPQTAGGKWRWILFDTDFGFGLFDPNAYRHNTLAFALEDNGPGWPNPPWSTFLLRTLTLNSDFRNEFINTFADHLNSTFLSERVINLINEFRGTLLQEMARHKSKWPESAVDWENNIEGMRQFSANRIVQLRGFIMDEFNLQGMGPVFIQSSYPGAGRIKINSIFVDDFPWFGQYFYSVPIKIKAIPNFGFKFVRWEGNVNSTETEIDYTLISNLSLTAVFEVDSTENPLVINEINYSSSADFNTEDWIEIYNNTSIPVDLSNWIIKDSDDSHEFIIPAGVQISSDDYLIICRDTAAFKILFPDVKNVIGDLGFGLSSTGDIVRLFDNSGNAIDSVQFDDEYPWPTEPNGNGPTLSLKNPNFDNSLAGSWAASSGHGTPGEKNDVYVTSLDEQNLEIPDQYFLSNNYPNPFNPATFINYQIPEKQFVEIKVYDVLGKEVASLVEQELPPGFYTIRFDASQLSSGVYFYRMKAGDFNITKKLLLVK, translated from the coding sequence ATGAAGGATGATGCAAAACATAACAGATTAGTAGAATACATTTCCTATTACTATTTAGTAGGAATGTTTTTCTTTACAATTTGCGCGGGTGAAGTTTTCTCCCAAAATATTTTTATTAATGAATTGATGCCATCCAACTCGGTAACAATTAAAGATGAAGATGGAGAGTTTTCGGATTGGATCGAATTATATAACTCGTCGGTAGATACTATCTCGCTTTTAAATTATGGTTTAAGCGAGGATTCAACTGACAAGTTCAAATGGGTTTTCCCCGAAGTGCAGTTGATCCCGCAAGACTATATTTATTTATTTGCTTCCTCAAAAAACAGATATGATTTTGCTAACCACTGGGAAACAATTATTGACAAAGGTGATAGCTGGCGCTATTATTCCGCAGTAACTGCCCCTCCTTCGAATTGGCGGGATGTAAATTTTGATGATCAATTTTGGCAGGAAGGTCCAAGTGGATTTGGTTATGGTGATGGAGACGACTCAACTATTACTTCAAATGTAATTGCTGTGTTTGTCAGGAAAAAATTTGATATAGAAGATATTACAAATATTAAATATGCAATTCTGCATGTTGATTATGATGATGGATTTGTTGCATACTTAAATGGAGTTGAAATTGCTCGTGCTAATATCGGAACACCGGGAATTATTCCAGCATGGAATCAATGGGCGGATAATGCTATCGAGGCATTTTTGTATCAGGGATTGCAGCCCCCATCATATTATTTACCCGATATTGAATCCTTACTTCTTCCCGGCGAAAATATTTTGTCAATCGAGGTGCATAATTACGGGACAAGCTCATCAGACTTAACTCTGATTCCATTTTTGACTCTCGGCATGGTAAATCCGCCTGCCGAACCACGAGGAACTTCTGATTTATTAGAGTTCCATTTCCCCATGCTTCATACGAATTTTAAACTGGATTCACAAGGTGGAGGGTTGTTTCTAACTTCGCCGCTCGGAGGAACAGCAGATAGTATAATTTATTCTACAATGCCAACTGACATTTCTCTTGGCAGATTCCCCGATGGTTCAATCAATCTAAATTATTTTACTCAACCAACACCGGGTCAATCAAATAGTACATTGGGTTATACTACAATTGCGAGTGCACCATCCTTCTCAGCAGCAAGTGGATTTTATTCCGGTCCACTAACTTTAACTTTAAGTTCACAGGATAGTGGAGCAATGATTTACTACACAACTGATGGGTCTATTCCTGGCGATACTTCTAATCTTTATGTACTGCCAATAAATATTTCGCAAACTTCTACTATTCGTGCTGTATGTTACCTTAGTGGTGCACTACCTAGTAAAACAATTACAAATTCTTACATAATAAATTTTGAAACACAATTGCCTGTAGTTTCTATCTCTACTGCTCCCTTTAATCTTTGGGATGATCAATGGGGGATATATGTGCTTGGTGACAGTGCTGAGCCAAGCTATCCGTACTTTGGGGCAAATTTTTGGCAGGATTGGGAACGACCAATTCATATCGAAATGTTTGAGCCTGATGGTTCCGCAGCTTTTAGTGGAGATGCCGGAGTAAAAATATTTGGAAATTGGAGCAGGGGACAAGCTCAAAAATCGCTTGCTATTTTTATGCGCGACACTTACGGCGATAAGAAAATTGATTATAAAATCTTTGATGATAAACCAATATCAAGTTTTGAATCCATTGTGCTTCGTAATGCTGGTAATGATTGGATGTATTCTATTTTCAGAGACGGTATGATGCAGACATTAGTAAAAGATATTGGGTTAGATCATCAGGCGTATCGTCCCGCTGTTTTATTTTTGAATGGTGAATATTGGGGTATTCATAACATTCGTGAAAAAGTTAATGAAACTTTTATCGCGGATAATAATAATGTAAACCCGGATTCGATTGATCTTCTTGAGCTTGACGGTTCTTATGCACTCGCCGGCTCAAACCTCCATTATCAAAATTTATTAAATTTTTTAGAAACTAAAGATATTACTGTCGCTTCAAATTATGATTGGGTAAAAATGATGATGGACATTTCCAATTTTATTAGATACGAAGTTTCTGAAATATATTTCGACAACACAGATTGGCCCGGAAACAATATTAAATTTTGGCGCCCACAGACTGCCGGGGGCAAATGGAGATGGATTTTATTCGACACTGATTTTGGATTTGGTCTGTTTGATCCAAACGCATACAGACACAATACACTTGCTTTTGCATTAGAAGATAATGGTCCCGGCTGGCCTAACCCACCCTGGTCAACTTTCTTGCTGCGTACTTTGACTTTGAATAGTGATTTTAGGAATGAATTTATCAATACTTTTGCGGATCATCTTAATTCCACTTTCCTTTCTGAAAGAGTAATAAATCTTATTAACGAATTTCGGGGAACTTTACTGCAGGAAATGGCAAGACATAAATCAAAATGGCCCGAGTCTGCAGTTGATTGGGAAAATAATATTGAAGGTATGAGACAATTTTCCGCTAATAGAATTGTACAATTACGCGGATTTATTATGGACGAATTCAACTTGCAGGGTATGGGCCCGGTTTTTATTCAATCTTCATATCCGGGTGCGGGAAGAATTAAGATCAATTCGATCTTTGTGGATGATTTCCCCTGGTTTGGACAATATTTTTATTCGGTTCCGATTAAGATTAAAGCTATTCCAAACTTTGGATTTAAATTTGTAAGATGGGAGGGTAATGTAAACAGCACGGAAACAGAAATTGACTACACGTTAATTTCTAATTTAAGCCTTACTGCAGTTTTTGAAGTTGATTCGACAGAAAATCCGCTGGTAATAAATGAAATTAATTATAGCTCATCCGCAGATTTTAACACTGAAGATTGGATTGAAATTTATAATAATACTTCCATCCCGGTTGATTTATCTAATTGGATAATAAAAGATTCAGACGACTCGCATGAATTTATAATTCCCGCCGGTGTCCAAATTTCCTCAGATGATTATTTGATAATTTGCAGGGACACCGCTGCATTCAAAATTTTATTTCCTGATGTAAAAAATGTAATTGGTGATCTGGGGTTCGGTCTTTCCTCCACCGGGGATATTGTGCGATTATTTGATAACTCTGGAAATGCTATAGATTCTGTTCAGTTCGATGATGAATATCCGTGGCCAACCGAGCCAAATGGTAATGGGCCAACACTGTCACTTAAAAATCCTAACTTTGATAATTCATTAGCCGGGAGCTGGGCAGCCTCCTCCGGACACGGAACACCCGGTGAAAAGAATGATGTTTATGTAACTTCGCTTGATGAACAAAACCTGGAAATTCCTGATCAATATTTCTTGAGTAATAATTATCCCAACCCTTTCAATCCGGCTACATTTATAAATTATCAAATTCCCGAAAAACAATTTGTCGAAATAAAAGTTTATGATGTGCTTGGTAAGGAAGTGGCTTCTCTTGTTGAGCAGGAATTGCCTCCGGGATTTTATACTATCAGATTCGATGCATCACAACTTAGCAGTGGAGTTTATTTTTATCGGATGAAGGCGGGTGATTTTAATATCACAAAAAAACTTTTATTGGTGAAATAA
- a CDS encoding glycoside hydrolase family 3 C-terminal domain-containing protein: MKLSKYLLSLFTIFFFVGFNSSYHKLTDQEIIQNKVKELLGKMSVEEKIGQMTQITLQAVSKTQGTKNTSHELDLQKLDEAITKYHVGSILNVYDVAYSVEYWHEVITKIQDIASKKTNLGIPILYGIDAIHGATYTKGATLFPQAINMAATFNPWLMKKSGEITSLEVRASGIRWDFYPVMDIGRQPLWSRFWETFGEDVFLASSISVSYIEGAQGNNIGAPNKIAVCLKHYLGYSFPINGKDRTPAWISKRMMREYFLPTFEAGIKAGAKTIMINSSEVDGIPMHSDYHWLTEVLRGELNFKGFTVSDWEDIIRLYTRDKVAVSPKDAVRMAVMAGVDMSMVPYDFSFYNYLLELVNEGSVPMTRIDEAVSRILTVKFELGLFENPYPDQSLIKKFAAIQSSDINLQAAHESVVLTKNEDSVLPLSKKIKILVTGPTANLLSVMNGGWTITWQGDEESLYPQEKLTVLEAVQKKVGSNNVIYEPGTTLNSEIDIKTAVDKAAGVDAVILCLGEKAYCESPGNLNDLTLDDVQLKLADELSKTGKPIILVLLEGRPRVISRIEPGMNSILVAMLPGMEGGRAIADIIFGDYNPDGKLPFSYPKYTNGFTTYDHKPMEEFDSNTYDPQWSFGSGLSYTRFEYSNLTLNKTSFNKDEAIKVSVTLKNAGEKSGKEAVMLYISDLVGSVSRPVKQLKGMNKISLQPGVSQVVEFTITPDQLSFIGRDNKRIIEAGEFNVMIDKLSAQFTLN; this comes from the coding sequence ATGAAATTATCAAAATACCTTCTATCGCTATTTACGATTTTTTTCTTTGTCGGATTTAACTCTTCGTACCATAAGTTAACTGATCAGGAAATAATTCAAAACAAAGTAAAAGAACTTTTAGGAAAGATGTCAGTTGAAGAAAAAATCGGGCAGATGACTCAAATAACTCTTCAAGCGGTTTCAAAAACACAAGGCACTAAAAACACAAGTCACGAACTTGATCTTCAAAAACTTGATGAGGCAATTACTAAATACCATGTTGGCTCAATTCTAAACGTCTATGACGTAGCTTATTCAGTAGAATACTGGCACGAAGTGATTACTAAGATTCAGGATATTGCTTCAAAAAAAACCAATCTTGGCATTCCTATTCTCTATGGCATTGACGCGATTCATGGAGCAACTTATACTAAAGGCGCAACACTTTTTCCCCAGGCAATAAATATGGCAGCTACGTTTAATCCGTGGTTGATGAAGAAATCAGGCGAAATCACATCTCTTGAAGTTAGAGCATCAGGAATTCGATGGGATTTCTATCCCGTGATGGATATAGGCAGACAGCCGTTGTGGTCAAGATTTTGGGAGACATTTGGTGAAGATGTTTTCCTTGCTTCCTCAATCAGCGTCAGTTATATCGAAGGCGCACAAGGAAATAATATCGGCGCTCCAAATAAAATAGCAGTTTGTCTTAAACACTATCTTGGTTACAGTTTCCCGATCAATGGAAAGGACAGAACCCCGGCATGGATTTCAAAACGAATGATGCGGGAATATTTCCTTCCCACTTTCGAAGCTGGAATTAAGGCGGGGGCAAAAACTATTATGATAAATTCTTCTGAAGTTGATGGGATCCCGATGCATTCGGATTATCATTGGCTTACAGAAGTATTGCGTGGAGAATTGAACTTTAAAGGATTTACAGTTTCGGACTGGGAAGATATAATCAGACTTTATACACGAGATAAAGTTGCCGTTTCACCAAAGGATGCTGTGCGTATGGCTGTTATGGCTGGAGTAGATATGAGCATGGTGCCGTACGATTTTAGTTTTTATAATTATTTATTGGAACTTGTTAATGAAGGTTCCGTTCCGATGACAAGAATTGATGAAGCAGTTTCAAGAATTTTAACTGTGAAATTTGAATTAGGTCTGTTTGAAAATCCATATCCGGATCAATCTCTGATAAAAAAGTTTGCTGCAATTCAATCCTCTGATATAAATTTACAAGCAGCTCACGAGTCTGTCGTACTTACGAAAAACGAAGACAGCGTTCTTCCGCTATCTAAAAAAATAAAAATTTTAGTAACCGGGCCAACCGCAAATTTACTTTCAGTGATGAATGGAGGGTGGACAATTACATGGCAGGGTGACGAAGAATCGCTCTATCCGCAGGAAAAATTAACAGTACTCGAAGCAGTGCAGAAAAAAGTTGGAAGCAATAATGTTATTTATGAACCGGGAACCACATTAAATTCTGAAATTGATATTAAAACAGCAGTAGATAAAGCTGCCGGAGTTGATGCTGTAATTTTGTGTCTTGGCGAAAAAGCTTACTGCGAATCTCCCGGCAATCTAAATGATCTTACACTCGATGATGTACAACTGAAATTAGCTGATGAATTATCTAAAACTGGTAAACCTATAATTTTAGTTTTACTTGAAGGACGACCGCGAGTAATCAGCAGAATTGAACCCGGGATGAATTCAATTCTTGTAGCTATGCTGCCGGGCATGGAGGGTGGACGGGCAATTGCAGATATAATTTTCGGTGATTATAACCCTGATGGCAAGCTACCATTCTCATATCCAAAATATACGAATGGGTTTACAACCTATGACCACAAACCAATGGAAGAATTCGATTCGAATACTTATGACCCTCAATGGTCATTTGGATCCGGGTTAAGTTATACAAGGTTTGAGTATTCAAATCTAACTTTGAATAAAACATCTTTTAATAAAGATGAAGCAATAAAAGTATCGGTAACTTTAAAAAATGCCGGGGAAAAATCGGGTAAAGAAGCTGTTATGCTTTACATTTCAGATCTCGTTGGTTCGGTTTCAAGACCTGTAAAACAATTAAAAGGTATGAATAAAATTTCATTGCAGCCCGGGGTTAGTCAAGTAGTTGAATTCACTATTACTCCGGATCAACTTTCATTTATAGGAAGAGACAACAAAAGAATCATTGAAGCAGGTGAGTTTAATGTAATGATTGATAAACTTTCGGCTCAATTTACATTAAATTGA